The stretch of DNA AGGACGAGCTCGTAGAACCAGTTATAGACCTCCAGGGCGCCGAGCCCTCGGACGAGGTCGGATTCGACGATCTGGCCGAGGCCGCTCTCCTCGCGTTCGAGCAGTGCGGCCAGCACGCCGTGGATGGCGGCCTGCGACGCACCCCAGGACGCATACGGCGCCGTCACCATCGCCGGGCCCGGCCGCAACGTCAGCTGACGCTTGGACCACATGGCTCCTGTCTTGGCGTAGACCAGGCCCTCCCAACCCTTGTAGTCGCGCCACGGACTGTCCGAGCCCCATCCGGTGATATGCGCGGTGACGAGACGGGGATACAGCTCGGCGAGTCGATCGGCCGTCAGTCCGAGCCCCTCTGCTGTTCCGGGCCGCAGTGTGTGTACGAACACGTCGGCGCCCGCGAGGAGTCCGCGCAGACTGTCCCGGCCGTCGTCGGTGCGCAGGTCGAGCGTGATGCTCTTCTTGCCGCGCAGGAGAGCGGGCCAGCCTGCCAATCGCCGGACCGTCGAACCCCCGGGAGGCTCGACCATGATCACCTCGGCGCCACAGTCCGCCAAGAACTGGCTGACCTGCGCACCGGGTAGCGTCGACGACGCGTCGACGACCACGAGCCCCTCGAGTGGTCGTGGCGCGCCGACTGATTCAGCGGGATTCGATGTCACAGGTCCTCCTGTGGTGTGATGAGCGTTACCACGAATAAGTTACCTGATTTAACTAAAAAATCCAGCCTGAAGACATGACGGACCCGATCGGCTTACCATGCGGAATGCGCTCAATTAGTAATCTGATTGATATGCGTCGGGCGCTGCCCCTCCCCTGCCACCAGATCGATGAGGTAACCATCATGGAACGAGGACTCTACGAGGCCGACCACGACCATTTCCGCGAGGTGGTCCGCGAGTTCGTCCGCCGCGAAGTGGAACCCCATATCCAGCAGTGGAACGACGCCCACTCGACCGGCCGCGACATATGGGTGTCGGCGGGCGAGCACGGCATCATCGGCACCTCCGTCCCGGACCAGTACGGCGGCCCCGGTGTGCGCGACTTCCGTTACCGCATGGTGGTCTGCGAGGAGTTCGCCCGCGTCGGCGCAACGTCGCTGAACTCCAGCTTCTCCCTGCAGGACGACATTCTGATCCCGTACGTGACCGCGCTGGGCACCGATGAGCAGAAGTCGCGGTGGCTCCCCGACATGGCGGCGGGCCGCAAGATCATGGCGGTCGCCATGACCGAGCCGGGAACCGGCAGCGATCTCAAGGGCATCACGACCTCCGGCACCAGAACGGACGGCGGTTGGCTCGTCAACGGCTCGAAGACCTTCATCACCAGTGGCATCCAGTCCGACTACGTCGTCGTCGTCGCCAAGACCGATCCGGCGGGCGGGACCGACGCGTTCACCCTGTTCGTCGTCGAAGAGGGCATGCCCGGTTTCGCGCGCGGCCGTCGGCTCGACAAGATCGGACTGCAGGGCCAGGACACCGCCGAACTGTTCTTCGAGGACGTGTTCGTTCCCGACGACGACGTCCTCGGTGTCGTCGGCGGCGGATTCCGCCAACTGATGGCACACCTTCCGCTGGAACGGCTCTCGATCGCGGCCATGGCGTTGGCGTCCGCGGACGCCGCGCTGGCCTGGACGCTGACGTACACGACCGGCCGCGAGGCGTTCGGCCGGTCGGTGGCCGACTTCCAGAACAGTCGGTTCGTGCTCGCCGACATGGCGACCGAACTCGACGTGACCCGCGCCTTCGTCGACAAGTGCGTGCTCGCCTTCAACAAAGGATCCCTCACCGCCGTCGATGCGTCGAAGGCCAAGCTGTGGGCCACCGAAGTGCAGAACCGCGTCGTCGACCGGTGCCTCCAACTCCACGGCGGGTACGGCTACATGATGGAGTACCCGATCGCGCACGCCTACCTGGACGCCCGGGTGCAGAAGATCTACGGCGGGACCAACCAGATCATGCGGCAGATCATCGGCCGAGACCTGGTGGGACGTCGATGAGCACGCTCCCGCTGACCACGACCACATCGTCGTACTGCCGGATCTGCTCGGGCCTGTGCGGCATCAACGTGACGGTCGAGAATGGCCGCGTCACACGTATCCAGGGCGATCGTGATCACCCGCTGAGCAGCGGATTCACCTGTCCCAAGGGTCGACACTGGGGCGATATGCACCACGATCCGCAGCGATTCGTGAACAGTCAGCGCCGCGCGCCCGACGGCGACCTGACCCCGGTACCGGTGACGACGGCGATCGAGGAGATCGCCGGGCGGCTCACCGCGATCATCGACGAGCATGGACCCGACTCGGTCGCGTTCTTCATCGGAACGCAGGCCTACACCGCGACACTCACCTTCCCGTTCGCGAACGCCTGGCAGCGAGCACTGGGCACCCACAAGAACTTCTCGACGAACACCATCGACCAGTCGGCGAAGTTCGTCGCCGCCGAACGCCTCGGCTCGTGGCGCGGTGGCCGCCAGCGGTTCGAGGACTCCGACGTCTGGCTGCTGGCGGGCTCGAACCCGCTGGTGTCCATGCAGGGCGGCGAAGTCAGCGGCATCCCGGTGCACGGCGGTCCGCGCCGACTGCGAGCCGCACAGGACAACGGAATGACGTTCATCGTCGTCGATCCGCGCCGCAGTGAGACCGCCGCGCGGGCCGACATCCACCTCCAGCTCGTCCCCGGCACCGATGCGATGCTCTACGCGGGTCTGATCCGGGAGATCCTGACCAACGGTTGGCACGACCGGGAGTTCTGCGACGAGTACGCCGACCATCTCGCCGACCTGGGCCGCGCCGTGGAAGCAGCGACACCGGAGCGAGTCGCCGCCGCCACCGGCCTTGACGCCGATGAGTTACGCTCTGCCGCAGCCGCTTTCGGATGCGCGGAGCGGGGGATGGCTACCTCGGGTACCGGGGCGAACATGGGGCCGCAGGCCAACCTCGCCGAGCATCTCCTCGAAGCGTTGAACGTGATCTGCGGGCGCTTCCCGCGAGCGGGAGACCGGGCCGCGGGCGGGCGGCTGATCGGCGACGCCAAACCCGGGGGCGCCGCAGTCCGCGAACCGTCGCGCCCCTGGGAGAGAGGCTTCCGGAGTCGTGTGGGATCGCACGGCATGCTGTACGGTAACCAGCTGCCGACCGGGCTCCTCCCGGACGAGATCTTGTCACCGGGTCCGGATCGAGTCCGCGCCCTCGTCGTCTGCGGGGGCAATCCGGCGGCGTGCATTCCCGACCAGGAACGCACCGTCGACGCTCTGCGATCGCTGGATCTGCTCGTCACCGTCGATCCGTACCCCAGCGAGACCGCACGCCTGGCCGACTACGTCATAGCACCGACTCTCGGTCTGGAACGAGCCGATCACACGCGCCCCAACGAGTCATGGTTCAGTGACGACTTCGGACAGTGGACCGATCCGGTGCTGCCCCGGCCGGAGGGCGTGATCGAAGACTGGGAGTTCTGGCTGCGACTCGGCCAGGCCATGCGCTACACCCTCCGTATCGGATCGCGGGAGTACACCCCGGACACGCCGGTCCCCTCCGCCGAAGACGTCCTGATCTCGTTCGGTCATCGGTCACGGATCCCGTTGGACGAGATCCGCTCCCACCCGCACGGCATCGTGTGGGACGACCCGGAGCCGGCCACCGTCCAGCCGAGCGAGGCGGGCGGATTGTTCCGACTTCTTCCGGCCGACGTCGCCGATGAGCTCGCCGCGATGTTCGCCGCCGCCGACCGTCCCGTCGAACGCGGCTTCTTCCTGACCGTTCGACGGATCAAGGAGACGATGAACACCCTCGGCCGACGAATTCCGTCGCTCGACGCGGGTGCCAACCCGCTGCATGTCCATCCCGACGACGCTGCGGCGCTCGGTGTGGCCGAAGGTGATGCGGTGACGGTGACGTCCGACCACGGACAAGTCCGCGCACGCGTGCGCATCGACCGCGCGCACCGGCCGGGCACCGTCTCCATCACGCATTGCTACGGCGATCTGCCAGGCGCCGACGACGATCCAGACTCCGTCGGCGCGAACCCGGCGCGTCTACTGTCGCACACCGTGGGGGTGCAGCCGATCTCGGCGATGCCGCAGATGACGGCGGTACGCGTCGACGTCGCACCGATCGCAGCGGCGGACTCGGCGTGAAGCGCCCGGCGTGTGCTCGGCCGATCAGCGCGTGGGATCGGGCAGCATCCGCCGCGGCACCTTCCCGCTCGGGAGACGCGGGACGTCGGCGAGGACGGTCCATCCACGCGGAACCTTGAACCTCGCGATCCGCTCGCGAACGAACGAGTCGAGGACCGGGATCAGCGTCTCCGGCCGCTGTTCCGGGTCGGCGGGCTGGACATAGGCGTGCACGCTCTGGCCGAACTCGTCGTCGGCCACACCCGCGACCACGACGTCGGCGACCGCCGGATGCAAGATCAGCGCGTCCTCGATCTCGCGGGGATAGATGTTCACTCCCCCGGAGACGATCAGATCGGTCCGGCGGTCGGACAGGTACAGGTATCCGTCGTCGTCGACGTGCCCGAGGTCGCCGAGCGTGTTCCACCCGCGGTCGTTCCATGCGCCCGCGGTCTTGGTCGGGTCGCCGAGGTACTCGAACCGCTTCACGTCGCCGAACCAGACGATGCCGATCTCGCCGTTCGGGAGCTCGTCGCCCGCGTCGTCACAGATGTGGACGGTGCCGAGAACCGCTCGGCCCACCGTGCCCGGGTGCTGCAGCCACGTCGGCGAGTCGACCATGAAGAACCCCGTCGCCTCACTGCCCGAGTAGAACTCGACGAGGATCGGGCCCAGCCAGTCGATCATCCGCTGTTTGACGTCCACCGGACACCGGGCGCCCGCATGGACGACGGTCCGCAACGAGTCGAGCCGATGGGCCGCCCTCTCTTCGGCAGGCAGCTTGAGCAGCCGGACGAACATCGTCGGCACCATCTGCGTCGCCGTGACCTCGTACCGCGCGATACATTCCAGGGCCGCGCGAGCGTCGAACTTCTCCATGACCAACACGGTGCCGCCGTTGCGGATCGTCCCCATCGACCACCCCAGCGGTGCGGCGTGGTAGAGCGGACCAGGGCTCAGATACACCGAATCGCGGCCGAAGCCGAACGACGACCCCATCATGTGATCGATCGTCATCCCGGTCCCGAACCGTTCGCCGGTCAGTGCCGGCATGATCCCCTTGGGCCTGCCGGTGGTCCCCGAGCTGTACAGCATGTAGTAGCCCTCGACCTCGCCGTCGAGCGGTGTGGCGGGTGCCGCAGCCATCGCCGCGTCCAGACTCCCACCGACGGCCAGTTCCACAACGGTCCGAGACGACGTCGCGGCGCACTGCGCGGCGAGGTCCGCGAGCAGCGGGGTGGACACCAGGACCGTGGCTTCGCAGTTGTCGACGATGTACGCCGCCTCGTCGACCGTCAGATGCCAGTTGACCGGCGTGTAGTACAGCCCGGATCGCTGCGCCGCCCACACGACCGGGAAGAGGTCGAGACAGTTCTCCATCAGCAGCGCGATGTGGTCACCCGCCCGCAATCCCAGATCAGCGAAGACGTGCGCTATCCGATTCGACGCGGCCTCGAGGTCGGCGTAGGTCAACGCGTCACCGGTCTCCGCCATGATCACGGCGGGCTTGTCACCGAGTTCGGCGGCGAGAGTAGTCAGGTGCATGATCGGTCTCCTTCGAGGTCAGTCGGTCACGAGCTGCAGACTGCTGCGCGCGTACGCCTGCCTGCGGCGACCGCTCACCAGGAACGACGGCGGCGCCAAGTAGGTGATGTCGCGGGCCAGCGAGCCCTCCGCTCGACGCTGGTCGAGCCGAGTACGGGCATCCGCCGTTGTACCGCAGATCGCGATCTGGTCGAGCATCTCGTCGGTGACCGCCGCGGCGAGTCCGTCCATGTCGCCGGCCTTGAAGGCGACACGCAACGCGTCGACGGCGTCGGTCCACCCGTGGTGTTCGACGTACTGGTCGTAGGTCTTGACGGTGAGATAGAACGCGACCATGCGGCGCGCGTCGGCGATAGCGCGTTCTGAGTCGTCGTCGTCGACGGCGGTGATCAGCCATCCGTGTTCGACCGTCGACTGCTTGTCCGCAGCCGCCAGGCCCTTCTCCTCCGCGGGCCGCACCACGTCGTCCCACCAGCGGCGCGTGAAGAGGCCGTGTCCGATGACGCCGTCCGCCGATTTCACGGCGGCGGCCACCATGCCCTTGTTGAAGCCCGCGAACAGGATCGGCACGTCGAGACGACCGAGGACCGGTGCCGCGACGCGGGCGTCGATCCGATAGAACTCGCCGTCGTAGGTCACGCGCTCGCCGTTCTCCGCGGACAGCCAGGCTCGGACCGCGCCCGCCATATCGCTCATTCGCGCGACGGGGCGGTCGGCCGCGACACCGAACCAGTCACGGTTGATCGAGTACGCACCGGCCCCGAGGCCGACGAACATGCGTCCCGGCGCCTTCGCGTGCAGGGTCCGGACGGCGGACGCGTGCGCGTACGGACTGCGCGAGAAGGCGTAGGCGATACCGGTGCCGACCTGCGCCGTGGACGTCTTGTCGACCATGTCGGCCAGCAGCGCGTACGAATCGTTGTCGACGAAGTCGCCGGTGCAGAACGCCGCGACACCCGCGGCCTCGGCCTCCGCGGCGACCTCGCCATCGGGCCAGGGCAGACCAAACTTCATGACATCTCCTTAATCATCTATCTATTTGTACTATATAGTTGCCGGGACTACACCGATAGGAGTTCAAGAATGAGCGACGTGACAAGCCCAGACCAGGAGGGCTACGGCACACTGACCGATGAGGCCTTCGAGCGATCACGTCGACGGATCGGCATCCCCGAACGGCCGCTCACCCCGCATAACCACGAGGTGACCGTCGACGGCACCCGTCACTTCGCCTACGGCTACGGCGACGCGAACCCCCTCTGGTTCGATCCCGAATACGCCGCAACGACCCGGTGGGGCGGCATCATCGCCCCGCCGAATTTTCTCTACACAATGGGTGAGAACGCCGCGAAACCGGTGACTCCCGAACAGAAGGCCCTCCTCAAGGGCGATCCGTTCGCCGGTCTCGGCTCCTACCAGGCCGTGATGGAGTTCGAGTGGTTCCGCCCGTTGACCGCAGGCGACCGCTGCAAGGTGCTGCGTGCCCAGGTGGGCGTCCAGGAGAAGCCGTCGAAGTTCGGTGGCCGCACCGCGCACGTGACCAATGCGTTCCTGTTCGCCAACGGCGACGGCGACATCCACGCGACGCAGCGCGGCACCTGGATCAACGCCGAGCGCCACACTTCTAAGGCGAATGCGACGAAGACCGACCCGATCGACTTCACCACTCCCTACACCGACGAGCAGCTCGCCGAGATCGACGCCGCCTACGACACCGAGACTCGACGCGGAGCACAGACCCGCTACTGGGAGGACGTCACCGTCGGCGACGAGATCCAGCCGCGCGTGAAGGGGCCGCTGACCGTCACCGACATCGTCGTGTGGCATCTGGGCTGGGGCATGCAGCTCACTCCGCCCGGAGCGTTCGGCATCGCCCGCTCCATCCGCCGCAAGGTCCCCGGCCTGTACCCGCCCAACACACGGAACATCCCCGACACCGTGCAGCGACTGCACTGGGAACCCGAGCGTGCCAAAGAACTCGGCCTTCCGATGAACTACGACTACGGCGCCATGCGCGAGACCTGGCTGACCCACGCGCTCACCGACTGGATGGGCGACGACGGATGGCTCTGGAAACTGTCGTGCCAGCACCGCAAGTTCAACTACATGGGCGACACCACCTGGGTCACCGGCACCGTCGTCGACAAGAAGCAGGTCACCGACGAGCGGGGCACCCGCAACGAGATCCATCTCGAGGTGGCGTGCACCAACCAGCGCGGCGAGGTCTCCACGCCGGGTACCGCGGTCGTCCTGCTGCCGACTCGCGAGGCTGCCGTCGAGCTGCCTAAGCCGCCCGCCGACGACCTCGACGGGCTTCTCGCCCACGAGATCGAACTGCTTCGCACCGAAGACTGAGGAAGAACACGTGACGACTACCGCGACCGACACCACTGTGGTCCCGACGGATCCGTCCCCGGAGACGCTCCGGCTGGTCCTCGACGCGCAACGCGCGGCGCAGCAGGCCGAGGGCATTCCGTCCGCAGACGTCCGCCTGGATCGGATCGACCGATTCATGGCCGCCGTCCTGGAGGCGGCCGAGGAGATCTCCGAATCGTTGGACGCCGACTTCGGAAACCGACCGCGCGCGATCAACCTCAGCACCGATCTCGCGGCCGGGATCGGTGCCGTCTCGACGGTCCGCGCAAGCATCGTCGACTGGATGGCGGCCCGGACCGTCCCCGGATCGGAACAGACGGGCGTTCCCGCATTCGTGCAGACTCGGCCCAAGGGTGTCGTCGGCGTCATCGGTCCGTGGAACTTTCCGGTCTCGCTGGTGGTGCATCCGACGATCGACGCGCTGGCGGCGGGCAATCGTGTGATGATCAAATTCTCCGACGTCCCCGAGCGCACCGCCGAGGTCTTCGCGCGGGCCGTTGGTACCCGGATGAGCCGCGACGAGGTCGCCGTGATCCGCGGCGGGCTCGACACGGCACGCACCTTCTCGGATCTGCCACTCGACCACATCATCTTCACCGGGTCACCGGCGGTCGGTGCGCAAGTCGCCGAGGCCGCGGGGCGCAATCTGGTGCCGGTCACTCTCGAACTCGGCGGCAAGAACCCCGTCGTGGTGTCGGCCGACGCCGATCTGGCCCGGGCCGCGGGACAGATCGCGGACTTCCGATTGACCAACGGCGGGCAGATCTGTCTGTGCCCGGACTATCTGTTCGTGCCGCGGGCGAAGGTCGACGAGTTCGTCGACGCCTACCGGGCGGCGGTGTCCGCGATGTACCCGACCTATCTCGACAACCCCGCCGTCGTCTCGATCGTCAACGATCGCAACTACGATCGGGTCACCGGCCTGATCGACGATGCGGTGGCGAAAGGCGCGCGAGCGGTCACCGTGGCTCCGCCTGACGAACAGCCCCGTCTGCCCGATCGTGCATCGCGGCGGATCGCGCCGACGGTCCTCCTCGATGTGACACCGGAGATGACCATCGCGACCGAGGAGATCTTCGGCCCGGTCGTCGTCGTGTACCCGTACGACGATCTCGACGAGACGATCGACTACATCAACGCCGCACCAAGCCCGTTGGCCGCCTACTGGTTCGGCCCGGACGATGCCGAGTACCGCCGGTATCTCGATCGAGTCACCTCGGGTGGGGTCACCCGCAACGCCATCGGCTCGCACTGGGCGGTCGACGGGGCGCCGTCCGGCGGTATCGGGCGCAGTGGCATGGGCGCCTACACCGGCTACACCGGATTCCTCACCTTCAGTCATCAGCGCACCGTCGCCAGCGACGAGCGGACGAATCCCCGGCGACCGGACGCCGACGCCGTCGCCGCATTCATCGCGAAGACTGCTGCGGAGATCACGGCCCGCATCGACACGGCCTAGCGGTATCGCAGACGACACGTGTCGATCGTCCCCGACAACGGGGATGATCGACACGTGTTGTTTTCGAGTGCCGCGGCAGTGCTCAGTGAGACCGATGGAAGGCGGCGAGCTGGGCCGCCGCGGATACGAGACCGAGTCCGCCCGCGACGGCCGCTGCCCGCGTACCGGCCAGTCTCTGATCGAGCCCGAGCGATCGGTCGACACTCCAGCGGCCGGGGCCGATCGCGGCCAGCGCAATCGCGGACACGGCCAGGTTGGCCACGTATTCCCACCCCTCCGCGGTGATGAAGAACCCGTTCTTCGCGTGAACGGAGCGGCCGGCGACGGCCATCGTGCCGACGACGGCAGCCGCCGCGATCGGTGTCGCGGCACCCGCGACGATCGCCGCACCCGCACCGGCTTCGACGACTGCGCTGGCACCGGCCTGCAGTCTCGGTGATCGGAAGCCGATCGACTCGAACCAGCCCGCGGTGCCGTCGAGACTGCGCCCGTGCTTGATTCCGTGAGCGATCATGGTGCCGCCGACCGCGGCACGGAGCAGCAGTTGAACGGGTAGGTTCCCCGAACCGGAGCAGCCCGGTTTCGTCACTGTCTTCGCCATTGTCTGTTCTATCCTTCCGACCCGCCGACTATCGCAGGGTCCACTTCGGTTTGACGAACCCGTCACGGGAGACCTCGGCCGTGCCGATCGGGTTGCCGACCGCCGGATAATTCCAGGCCACTGCGTACGCGGCGTTCCGGTCCATGTCAAGGGTCTCCCAGACCGCCTTCACTGTGCCCTGCACCGCCGTCGGCGGTTTCGCCGCGATCGTCCGAGCGAGTGCGTCGACCCGCCCCCACAGTTCGGCGGCGGGGACCAGCTCGGACACGAGGCCGATGGTGTGGGCGCGCAGCGCCGACATCCGCTCGTCGAGGCCGATCAGCGCCCAACGCATCGCCTCGCCGAGCGGCACTCGGCGAGCGAGACCGATCGGTTCGAGCGCCGAGGTCATGCCGTAGGAGACATGCGGATCGAAGAACGTCGCATCGTCGGCGGAGACGATGAAGTCGCAGTCGTTCAACCAGTAGAAGGCGCCCCCGGCCACCATCCCGTGCACCGCGGCGATCACCGGCTTCCACACCTTGTTGGCCCGCGGCGACAGCCCCTGACCGGGATCGTCCTGGCTCCACACGTTCTGATGCAGGTGGAGTCCTTCGGCGACGTCGACACCGGTGCAGAACGCCTTGTCTCCCGCGGCCCGCAGGACCACGACGTGGACGTCGTCGTCGTCACGGACGTGCTTCCATACCTGTACGAACTCGTCGATCATCGTGTTGTTGAACGCGTTGAGCTTGTCCGGACGGTTGAGCGTGACGGTGGCGACATGCGCATCCACCGCATATTCGATGGTGTCAAAGTTCATGGGGTCGAGCTCCTTGGTCGATGCCATGCCGGATCACGCGGCAACCCGAGTCCGCGTTCGGCGATGACGTTCTTGAGTACTTCGTTGGTGCCGCCCGCGATCGTCCACGCGCGAGCGTACAGATACGCGTCCTGCCACCACCCGTCGTCGACGGCTGCGGTGTCGCCCTCGGTGGCGATACCGTCGGCGCCTTCCAATCGCATACCGGCCTCGGTCATCGCCAGGTTGGTGTCACTGAAGAAGATCTTGACGGTCGGCGCATCGGTGATCTCGGTCTGACCGGCGAGCATCCGCGACTGCGCTCGCCTGCTCATCAGGTCGACGACCGTCGCGTGCGTCGCGATCCGACCGACCTCCCGACGGACACTCGACTCACCGAACCGCGGACGAGCCAGGTCGACGAGCCGCCCGACGTTGAGCTGCAGTTCCGACGCCATTGCCGCGACGCCGGTCCGTTCGTGTGCGAGACTGGAATTAGCAACGGTCCACCCGTTGTCGACCTCGCCGATGACGGCGGACGCCGGAACCCTCACGCCGTCGAAGAACACCTCGTTGAAGTCAGTGGTACCGGTGATCTCCCGGAGCGGTCGGACATCGATGCCGGGCAGCGTCATGTCGATGGCGAAGGCAGTGATCCCCTTGTGCTTGGGCGCATCCTGATCGGTCCGGGCGAGAAGATAGCCGACGTCGGCATGCTGACCGTTCGTGGTCCACACCTTCTGCCCGTCTACGATGTAGTGGTCGCCGTCGAGTCGAGCGCGTGTTCGCAGCGACGCGAGATCGCTGCCCGCACCCGGCTCACTGAACAACTGGCACCAGATGTCCTCACCGCTGCGGATCCGGGGAAGGTAGTGGTCCTTCTGCGCATCGGTGCCGAAGTCGAGGATTGCGGGGGCGGCGAGCGCGTACGCGCCGATCGGCAGCCAGGTCTGACCGGTCGCCAGTTCCTCGGCGACGACGAACGCCTTTCGCAGGTCCCAATCCGACGACCCGCCGTACTGCTCCGGCCACTCCCCACCCAGGTATCCGGCGGCGAAGAGGTCGGCCGTCCATTTCCGGATCGCCGGAACGAAATCGGCGTCGGGCGCGCGGACGCCCGTATGGTGCTTGACACCGGGGTTACGGTCGGCGATGAATGCGCGCACGCGCGCCCGGAACTCGTCGAGATCGGCATTCGTGTCGGCCCGCATTCGAGACCCTCCTGTCACCCTGTCTTAAATAGTTATATGATCTTACCGTATTTGATAGTAGCGTCGCGACACGACGCGAGCCAGAACAAAGGGCAACCGCATGGATTTCGAACTCAGTGATGAACAAGAGATGCTGCGCGAGGTGTCGCGGAGCATGCTCGCCGCCCACTGCTCGCCGGAGAAGGTGCGCGACGCGGTCGCGATCGACGTCGACGATTCCCTGTGGCAGCTCGGCGCCGACATGGGGTGGACCGGTCTGCCCGTGCCCGAGAAACACGGCGGTGCCGCGATGGGCCTGGTCGAGACGACGATCGTCGCCGAGGAGATCGGCCGAGCCC from Gordonia humi encodes:
- a CDS encoding enoyl-CoA hydratase/isomerase family protein; the encoded protein is MNFDTIEYAVDAHVATVTLNRPDKLNAFNNTMIDEFVQVWKHVRDDDDVHVVVLRAAGDKAFCTGVDVAEGLHLHQNVWSQDDPGQGLSPRANKVWKPVIAAVHGMVAGGAFYWLNDCDFIVSADDATFFDPHVSYGMTSALEPIGLARRVPLGEAMRWALIGLDERMSALRAHTIGLVSELVPAAELWGRVDALARTIAAKPPTAVQGTVKAVWETLDMDRNAAYAVAWNYPAVGNPIGTAEVSRDGFVKPKWTLR
- a CDS encoding acyl-CoA dehydrogenase family protein, with the translated sequence MRADTNADLDEFRARVRAFIADRNPGVKHHTGVRAPDADFVPAIRKWTADLFAAGYLGGEWPEQYGGSSDWDLRKAFVVAEELATGQTWLPIGAYALAAPAILDFGTDAQKDHYLPRIRSGEDIWCQLFSEPGAGSDLASLRTRARLDGDHYIVDGQKVWTTNGQHADVGYLLARTDQDAPKHKGITAFAIDMTLPGIDVRPLREITGTTDFNEVFFDGVRVPASAVIGEVDNGWTVANSSLAHERTGVAAMASELQLNVGRLVDLARPRFGESSVRREVGRIATHATVVDLMSRRAQSRMLAGQTEITDAPTVKIFFSDTNLAMTEAGMRLEGADGIATEGDTAAVDDGWWQDAYLYARAWTIAGGTNEVLKNVIAERGLGLPRDPAWHRPRSSTP